A region from the Catellatospora sp. TT07R-123 genome encodes:
- a CDS encoding NAD(P)-dependent oxidoreductase, whose product MRVAVCGLGRMGAAFAGVLLAAGHEVAVWNRTAGRAGDLVGRGAVEAPTAAAAASGADLVVLMVFDGTASEQALFAADGIAAGAAAGTLIVNASTVGPDESAALAARAADAGLRYLEAPVLGSVPAVLSGTLTVLTGGDPADAAEAEPVLTAWSHAGRRRHAGPVGAATALKLVANLALGVVAAGLHDAVTLGEDLGLPRDLVLDTLALGAFERIAGRSRERLGAQDYTGAPFTLGALDKDLRLAAAYARRPVPVLAAAVSLTCAAVADGEGDRDISVLGRGTGA is encoded by the coding sequence GTGAGGGTCGCCGTCTGCGGGCTGGGCCGCATGGGCGCGGCGTTCGCCGGGGTGCTGCTGGCCGCCGGGCACGAGGTCGCGGTGTGGAACCGTACCGCCGGCCGCGCGGGCGACCTGGTCGGGCGGGGCGCGGTCGAGGCGCCGACCGCCGCCGCGGCCGCGTCCGGCGCGGACCTGGTCGTGCTGATGGTCTTCGACGGTACGGCCAGTGAGCAGGCGCTGTTCGCGGCCGACGGCATCGCCGCCGGTGCCGCCGCGGGCACGCTCATCGTGAACGCGAGCACGGTCGGGCCGGACGAGTCGGCGGCGCTGGCCGCCCGCGCCGCCGACGCGGGCCTGCGCTACCTGGAGGCGCCGGTGCTCGGCTCGGTGCCCGCGGTGCTGTCGGGCACGCTGACCGTGCTGACCGGCGGCGACCCGGCCGACGCGGCCGAGGCGGAGCCGGTGCTGACCGCCTGGTCGCACGCGGGCCGCCGCCGCCACGCCGGGCCCGTCGGCGCGGCGACCGCGCTGAAGCTGGTCGCGAATCTGGCCCTGGGCGTGGTGGCGGCGGGCCTGCACGACGCCGTCACCCTGGGCGAGGACCTCGGCCTGCCCCGGGACCTGGTGCTGGACACCCTGGCCCTGGGCGCGTTCGAGCGGATCGCGGGGCGCAGCCGGGAGCGGCTCGGCGCGCAGGACTACACCGGGGCGCCGTTCACGCTGGGTGCGCTGGACAAGGATCTGCGGCTGGCGGCGGCGTACGCGCGGCGCCCGGTGCCGGTGCTGGCGGCGGCCGTGTCGCTGACCTGCGCCGCGGTGGCCGACGGCGAGGGGGACCGCGACATCTCGGTGCTCGGGCGGGGGACGGGGGCCTGA
- a CDS encoding globin domain-containing protein, whose protein sequence is MDAARLQRSFAVVLHQGDRAAQHFYAYLFVAYPELRDMFPISMAAQRDKLLQALGHIVSHVDRLDRAAPYLESLGRDHRKFSVVGSHYAQIGQALLATLEHFLGDAWTPELAGDWAYAYDQVSAAMMRAAEHAARSQPAWWTADVLEHELRGPDLAVFTVRPTMPLPYWPGQSLSLECPLRPRVWRYFSPANTPRADGTIEFHVRAYRGGQLSPALVYQLREGDQIRLGAAVGDRLTLLPGGGRDLLLIAGGTGLAPLRALVEQVEVETGSGVPVRGVELYVGARTDTDLYDLETLRGLQAAHRWLSVVTVTGDRGRDDVVAAALSAGKLGDLEIYACGPPAMVAAAREDLAAAGVPADRVHVEEYDGTRYRPSTTGAGYSAAAR, encoded by the coding sequence ATGGACGCCGCCCGGTTGCAGCGCAGTTTCGCCGTGGTCCTCCATCAGGGGGACCGGGCGGCGCAGCACTTCTACGCCTACCTGTTCGTGGCGTACCCGGAGCTGCGCGACATGTTCCCGATCTCCATGGCCGCGCAGCGCGACAAGCTGCTGCAGGCGCTGGGCCACATCGTGTCGCATGTCGACCGCCTCGACCGGGCGGCGCCCTACCTGGAGAGCCTGGGCCGCGACCACCGCAAGTTCTCGGTGGTCGGCTCGCACTACGCCCAGATCGGCCAGGCGCTGCTGGCGACGCTGGAGCACTTCCTCGGCGACGCGTGGACCCCGGAGCTGGCCGGCGACTGGGCCTACGCGTACGACCAGGTGTCGGCGGCGATGATGCGGGCGGCCGAGCACGCCGCGCGCAGCCAGCCCGCCTGGTGGACCGCGGACGTGCTGGAGCACGAACTGCGCGGGCCGGACCTGGCCGTGTTCACGGTCCGGCCGACCATGCCGCTGCCGTACTGGCCGGGGCAGTCGCTGTCGCTGGAGTGCCCGCTGCGGCCCCGGGTGTGGCGCTACTTCTCGCCCGCCAACACCCCGCGCGCCGACGGGACGATCGAGTTCCACGTCCGGGCGTACCGGGGCGGCCAGCTCAGCCCGGCGCTGGTCTACCAGCTGCGCGAGGGGGACCAGATCCGGCTCGGCGCCGCGGTCGGCGACCGGCTCACGCTGCTGCCCGGCGGCGGCCGGGACCTGCTGCTCATCGCGGGCGGCACGGGACTGGCCCCGCTTCGGGCGCTGGTGGAGCAGGTCGAGGTGGAGACCGGCTCGGGGGTGCCGGTGCGCGGGGTCGAGCTGTACGTCGGCGCCCGCACCGACACCGACCTGTACGACCTGGAGACGCTGCGCGGCCTTCAGGCGGCGCACCGCTGGCTGTCGGTGGTGACGGTCACGGGCGACCGCGGTCGCGACGACGTGGTGGCCGCGGCGCTGAGCGCGGGCAAGCTCGGCGATCTGGAGATCTACGCGTGCGGTCCGCCGGCGATGGTGGCCGCCGCTCGGGAGGACCTGGCGGCGGCGGGGGTGCCGGCCGACCGGGTGCATGTGGAGGAGTACGACGGCACGCGATACCGACCATCCACCACCGGCGCGGGATACTCCGCGGCGGCCCGCTAG
- a CDS encoding GNAT family N-acetyltransferase produces MNTGTAPALAAFLAAYLGDWPDRDGLTVVGSDLRTRPGWDGQVREVVGISRPGGGVLSVPPEIADAVRAAVPGWADVPARLPAAVGRPEARTFAGVFRWTTAPTGLPDAGVWVPATDPRLPEWLRPFGGDALVAFDEQGRYAAGVGVKRHNPAGMEISVGTDEAHRGRGLASRLTAQAARWILSTGAVPIYLHDPVNTASDRTALAAGFPNPGWHIHGLH; encoded by the coding sequence ATGAACACCGGCACCGCTCCCGCCCTGGCCGCCTTCCTCGCCGCGTACCTGGGGGACTGGCCCGACCGTGACGGGCTGACCGTGGTCGGCTCCGACCTGCGCACCCGGCCCGGCTGGGACGGCCAGGTCCGCGAGGTGGTCGGGATCTCCCGGCCCGGCGGCGGGGTGCTGTCCGTGCCGCCCGAGATCGCCGACGCGGTACGCGCTGCCGTGCCCGGCTGGGCGGACGTCCCGGCGCGCCTGCCCGCCGCCGTCGGCCGCCCCGAGGCCCGCACCTTCGCCGGGGTGTTCCGCTGGACCACCGCGCCCACCGGCCTGCCCGACGCCGGGGTCTGGGTGCCCGCCACCGACCCCCGGCTGCCCGAGTGGCTGCGCCCGTTCGGCGGCGACGCCCTGGTCGCCTTCGACGAGCAGGGCCGGTACGCCGCCGGGGTCGGCGTCAAACGCCACAACCCCGCCGGCATGGAGATCTCCGTCGGCACCGACGAGGCCCACCGCGGCCGCGGCCTGGCCTCCCGCCTGACCGCCCAGGCCGCCCGCTGGATCCTGTCCACCGGCGCCGTCCCCATCTACCTGCACGACCCGGTCAACACCGCCTCCGACCGCACCGCCCTCGCCGCCGGCTTCCCCAACCCCGGCTGGCACATCCACGGCCTCCACTAA
- a CDS encoding RDD family protein yields the protein MIDTAGHPADPAAAGPLLAEPQLAGLGRRLAGFGLELLLCAATLVVGWLAWSVYEWRHGRTPAKRLLGLRVVDAVSAEPAGLRTMALRQGVYAIGVVGLFGAATLGLGWILAALFAFSPTRQAMWDRLAFTTVVRSR from the coding sequence ATGATCGATACCGCTGGCCACCCGGCCGACCCCGCGGCCGCCGGACCGCTGCTCGCCGAACCACAGCTCGCCGGGCTCGGCCGACGGCTGGCCGGGTTCGGGCTGGAGCTGCTGCTGTGCGCGGCGACCCTGGTCGTCGGCTGGCTGGCCTGGTCGGTGTACGAGTGGCGCCACGGCCGCACCCCCGCCAAGCGGCTGCTCGGCCTGCGCGTCGTCGACGCGGTGTCGGCCGAGCCCGCGGGACTGCGCACGATGGCGCTGCGCCAGGGCGTGTACGCGATCGGCGTGGTCGGCCTGTTCGGCGCGGCCACCCTGGGCCTGGGCTGGATCCTCGCGGCGCTGTTCGCGTTCTCGCCCACCCGGCAGGCGATGTGGGACCGGCTCGCCTTCACCACCGTGGTCCGGTCGCGGTGA
- a CDS encoding flavin reductase family protein, with protein sequence MTIAVPSDQSTAVAGIEVGRYLGLLRQYATTVTVVTTSGHGDAGPAGFTATSFTSVSLRPQLVSFCLDRDSSSWPAVAGARHVAIHLLAAGQQEVARTFATRGIDRFADTGLWAPGPYGVPILNGVLATLVCEVVERIPAGDHAIVLGRPVDAQQRDGEPLLYHMGGYSQLAR encoded by the coding sequence ATGACCATCGCCGTACCGTCGGACCAGTCGACCGCCGTCGCGGGCATCGAAGTCGGCCGCTACCTCGGTCTGCTGCGCCAGTACGCCACGACCGTCACCGTGGTCACCACCTCCGGCCACGGCGACGCCGGACCGGCGGGCTTCACCGCCACCTCGTTCACCTCGGTGTCGTTGCGGCCGCAGCTCGTGTCCTTCTGCCTGGACCGCGACTCCTCCAGCTGGCCCGCCGTCGCCGGGGCCCGCCACGTCGCGATCCACCTGCTCGCGGCCGGCCAGCAGGAGGTGGCGCGGACGTTCGCCACCCGCGGCATCGACCGCTTCGCCGACACCGGCCTGTGGGCCCCCGGGCCGTACGGCGTGCCGATCCTCAACGGGGTGCTGGCCACGCTGGTCTGCGAGGTCGTCGAGCGCATCCCGGCCGGTGACCACGCGATCGTGCTCGGGCGGCCGGTCGACGCCCAGCAGCGCGACGGCGAACCGCTGCTCTACCACATGGGCGGATACTCGCAGCTGGCCCGCTGA
- a CDS encoding pyridoxamine 5'-phosphate oxidase family protein, whose amino-acid sequence MGHLVQHEPTAVLDPRYSGGGAEPVPWAQARVRLVDAPVFWLSTVRPDGRPHVTPLLAVWSEEALYFCTGATERKARNLADNPHCVLTTGTNALDEGVDLVVEGEARRVRDTAELCRVALVYEFKYGPDWRYEVRDEAFHHVGGRALVFRVDPVRALGFAKGARFGQTIWTFPQAGDAT is encoded by the coding sequence ATGGGACACCTCGTCCAGCACGAACCGACCGCAGTGCTCGACCCGCGCTACAGCGGGGGCGGGGCCGAACCGGTGCCGTGGGCGCAGGCCCGGGTGCGCCTGGTGGACGCGCCGGTGTTCTGGCTGTCGACCGTACGCCCCGACGGCCGCCCCCACGTCACCCCGCTGCTGGCGGTCTGGTCGGAGGAGGCGCTCTACTTCTGCACCGGCGCGACCGAGCGCAAGGCCCGCAACCTGGCCGACAACCCGCACTGCGTGCTCACCACCGGCACCAACGCCCTCGACGAGGGCGTGGACCTGGTCGTCGAGGGCGAGGCCCGGCGGGTGCGCGACACCGCCGAGCTGTGCCGGGTGGCGCTGGTGTACGAGTTCAAATACGGCCCCGACTGGCGCTACGAGGTGCGCGACGAGGCGTTCCACCACGTCGGCGGCCGAGCCCTGGTGTTCCGGGTGGACCCGGTGCGCGCCCTCGGTTTCGCCAAGGGCGCCCGGTTCGGCCAGACCATCTGGACCTTCCCGCAGGCCGGCGACGCGACCTGA
- a CDS encoding RidA family protein — MSHVVRIPAPEGLAGSPNYSHVVHGTGRLVAVAGQVAFDADGRLVGAGDPLAQARQVFANLGTALAAAGATFADVVKLGCFVTDVAYLPAIRDARAEAMGEVLPASTAVQVVALFRPELLLEVEAWAIVREDRA, encoded by the coding sequence ATGTCGCACGTCGTACGCATACCGGCGCCCGAGGGCCTGGCCGGGTCCCCCAATTACAGCCACGTCGTCCACGGCACCGGCCGCCTGGTCGCCGTCGCCGGGCAGGTCGCCTTCGACGCGGACGGCAGGCTCGTCGGGGCGGGTGACCCGCTCGCCCAGGCCCGCCAGGTCTTCGCCAACCTCGGCACCGCCCTGGCGGCGGCCGGGGCGACCTTCGCCGACGTGGTGAAGCTGGGCTGCTTCGTCACCGATGTGGCATACCTGCCCGCGATCCGCGACGCGCGGGCCGAGGCGATGGGGGAGGTGCTGCCCGCGAGCACGGCGGTGCAGGTCGTGGCGCTGTTCCGGCCCGAGCTGCTGCTGGAGGTCGAGGCGTGGGCGATCGTGCGGGAGGACCGGGCGTGA
- a CDS encoding helix-turn-helix domain-containing protein encodes MPLPSAPPALPPFAERYNRLLETIQPGGVRQTDEMVAQATEVSAQYIGMLRTGKRTNPGHELVGRIAAHFGVDVGYFLDPDRAAAVDKELRLLGALRDSRVRRLAHRMSGLSAASLDLTAEIIERLRRLEGLPDTD; translated from the coding sequence ATGCCTCTTCCCAGCGCACCGCCGGCGCTCCCGCCCTTCGCCGAGCGGTACAACCGACTGCTGGAGACGATCCAACCGGGCGGCGTGCGCCAGACCGACGAGATGGTGGCCCAGGCGACCGAGGTGTCCGCGCAGTACATCGGGATGCTGCGCACCGGCAAGCGCACCAATCCCGGCCACGAGCTGGTCGGCCGCATCGCGGCCCACTTCGGCGTCGACGTCGGCTACTTCCTCGACCCGGACCGGGCCGCCGCCGTCGACAAGGAGCTGCGCCTGCTCGGCGCGCTGCGCGACTCCCGCGTACGCCGTCTGGCCCACCGCATGTCCGGGCTGTCGGCGGCCAGCCTCGACCTCACCGCCGAGATCATCGAGCGTCTCCGCCGCCTGGAGGGTCTGCCCGACACCGACTGA
- a CDS encoding CATRA system-associated protein, which translates to MVSDEEVAELGELLREAAEWELAEARWEQVLALVEVIESALAARDADTVRQAWSDLELSGPVRLTRVGTTATVPPPKKVRDTLNRLVHTLGNGGAPDGGTSHR; encoded by the coding sequence ATGGTTTCCGACGAGGAAGTCGCCGAACTGGGCGAGCTGCTGCGGGAGGCGGCCGAGTGGGAGCTCGCCGAGGCGCGGTGGGAGCAGGTGCTCGCCCTCGTCGAGGTGATCGAGTCGGCCCTGGCCGCCCGCGACGCCGACACCGTGCGCCAGGCCTGGAGCGACCTCGAACTGTCCGGGCCGGTCCGGCTCACCAGGGTCGGCACCACCGCGACGGTCCCGCCGCCGAAGAAGGTGCGCGACACGCTCAACCGGCTCGTGCACACCCTCGGGAACGGAGGCGCCCCGGATGGCGGCACGTCACATCGTTGA
- a CDS encoding group 1 truncated hemoglobin: MTQTPTAPPTDASLYDLIGGAPAVREAVSRLYTYLLADEQLRGYFDGVDLAALRGHMAQLLTYVLGGPGTYPVERLQAAHARLEISGADFDRTAQYVAGVLFELHVPMDIILEIGQILAGVRPMIAAAA; encoded by the coding sequence ATGACCCAGACCCCGACGGCACCACCGACCGACGCGAGCCTGTACGACCTCATCGGCGGCGCCCCCGCCGTACGCGAGGCCGTGTCCCGGCTCTACACCTACCTGCTCGCCGACGAGCAGCTGCGCGGCTACTTCGACGGCGTGGACCTGGCGGCGCTCAGGGGCCACATGGCCCAGCTGCTCACCTACGTCCTGGGCGGGCCGGGGACGTACCCGGTGGAGCGGTTGCAGGCCGCGCACGCCCGCCTGGAGATCAGCGGCGCGGACTTCGACCGCACGGCGCAGTACGTCGCGGGCGTGCTGTTCGAGCTGCACGTGCCGATGGACATCATCCTGGAGATCGGGCAGATCCTGGCCGGGGTCCGCCCGATGATCGCGGCGGCAGCCTGA
- a CDS encoding MFS transporter codes for MRQVLRRADFRLLFCGLIASMAAESILVLALAIWVKDITGSSGQAGMIIFAVVAPILLAPLVGWFVDRFRRRPFLVGANLTVAAALTPLFAVRDRADVWIIYLVAVLYGLSYLAVSAALTGLIKVVVPDELLAEANGALQTVRQALRLGGPVAGAALYTAVGGWTVAAVTVAGFVISALAVAVIRVREAAPEPSAPHWLTEAGAGLRHVAAHPVLRRITTGMAFSIFMLGFNETLVFAYVDQGLHRPPGFVGVLSAVQGIGGLLGGALAIGLIRRLGEVRAVALGMLALTPASLSFVIPQLWLSIPGMVFFGCGLAVTVVSFHTLLQRSTPAAMMGRVAAGVDALISGPSAAAIAAGAGLVSIVDYRLLFVFTGLSLLASGWSVWRSRRLLPAPPPVEAGRPAVAGPAAVAD; via the coding sequence ATGCGCCAAGTGCTGCGCCGTGCCGACTTCCGACTGCTGTTCTGCGGCCTGATCGCGAGTATGGCCGCCGAGTCGATCCTGGTCCTGGCCCTGGCGATCTGGGTCAAGGACATCACCGGCTCCAGCGGCCAGGCTGGAATGATCATATTCGCGGTGGTGGCGCCGATCCTGCTCGCGCCGCTGGTCGGCTGGTTCGTCGACCGGTTCCGGCGGCGGCCGTTCCTGGTCGGGGCCAATCTCACCGTCGCCGCCGCGCTCACCCCGCTGTTCGCCGTACGCGACCGCGCCGACGTCTGGATCATCTACCTCGTGGCCGTCCTGTACGGCCTGTCCTACCTGGCCGTCAGCGCCGCCCTCACCGGTCTGATCAAGGTCGTCGTCCCGGACGAGCTGCTGGCCGAGGCCAACGGCGCCCTGCAGACGGTCCGCCAGGCGCTGCGCCTGGGCGGGCCCGTCGCCGGGGCCGCCCTCTACACCGCCGTCGGCGGCTGGACCGTCGCCGCGGTCACCGTCGCCGGGTTCGTGATCTCCGCCCTGGCCGTGGCCGTGATCCGGGTCCGCGAGGCCGCCCCCGAACCCTCCGCGCCGCACTGGCTGACCGAGGCCGGTGCCGGGCTGCGGCACGTGGCCGCGCACCCGGTGCTGCGCCGGATCACCACGGGCATGGCGTTCAGCATCTTCATGCTCGGCTTCAACGAGACCCTCGTGTTCGCCTACGTCGACCAGGGCCTGCACCGGCCGCCCGGGTTCGTCGGGGTGCTGTCGGCGGTGCAGGGCATCGGCGGCCTGCTCGGCGGCGCGCTGGCCATCGGCCTGATCCGCCGCCTCGGCGAGGTGAGGGCCGTCGCGCTGGGCATGCTCGCGCTCACCCCGGCGTCGCTGTCGTTCGTGATACCGCAGCTGTGGCTGTCCATACCCGGCATGGTCTTCTTCGGATGCGGGCTGGCCGTGACGGTGGTGAGCTTCCACACGCTGCTGCAACGGTCCACCCCCGCGGCGATGATGGGCCGCGTCGCGGCCGGGGTCGACGCGCTGATCAGCGGGCCGTCGGCGGCGGCGATCGCGGCCGGGGCCGGGCTCGTCTCCATCGTCGACTACCGGCTGCTGTTCGTGTTCACGGGCCTGTCGCTGCTGGCCTCCGGCTGGTCGGTGTGGCGGTCGCGCCGGCTCCTGCCCGCGCCGCCGCCCGTCGAGGCGGGCCGCCCCGCGGTGGCCGGTCCGGCCGCGGTGGCAGATTGA
- a CDS encoding flavin monoamine oxidase family protein yields the protein MDADVIVVGAGVAGLTAADRLVAQGRSVLVLEARDRVGGRTLTADVPGFPPYVVDQGGQWVGPGQDLLYKELSRFGLATQPQSTGGSALVVFRGKARRYTGRIPKLDPLTLLDVGQTQFRFDRLARTVDLAQPWRTPRAADLDSQTFETWLRRTCFTERGRDFFRTACEAVFATVPANLSLLHALFYCASGTSLETLISTVGGAQQDRVVEGLGTLAVRLTAHLGDRVRLGTPVRAISQDETGVRVQTPTGELSARRVIVAVPPTLAGRIAYTPALPARRDQLTQRAPHGGIIKCHAVYDSPFWRADGLSAEAASDRGPVKVAFDASPAGAGGPGILLAFLDGPESLRLGEVSAEQRRAEVLQSLTRFVGPRALEPVAFLERDWNAEEWTRGCYGAHLPPGAWTQVGAALREPVGRVHWAGTETAERWCGYVDGAIASGERAAAEAHTALS from the coding sequence ATGGACGCAGATGTGATCGTGGTCGGGGCCGGGGTCGCCGGGTTGACCGCCGCCGACCGGCTCGTGGCCCAGGGCCGCAGCGTGCTCGTGCTGGAGGCGCGCGACCGCGTCGGCGGCCGCACCCTGACCGCCGACGTCCCGGGCTTCCCGCCGTACGTGGTGGACCAGGGCGGGCAGTGGGTGGGGCCGGGCCAGGACCTGCTGTACAAGGAGCTGTCCCGGTTCGGGCTGGCCACCCAACCGCAGTCGACCGGCGGCAGCGCACTGGTCGTGTTCCGGGGCAAGGCGCGCCGCTACACCGGCCGCATCCCGAAGCTCGACCCGCTGACGCTGCTCGACGTCGGGCAGACCCAGTTCCGGTTCGACCGCCTGGCCAGGACCGTGGACCTGGCGCAGCCGTGGCGCACCCCGCGCGCGGCCGACCTGGACAGCCAGACGTTCGAGACCTGGCTGCGGCGCACCTGCTTCACCGAGCGCGGCCGCGACTTCTTCCGCACCGCGTGCGAGGCCGTGTTCGCCACCGTCCCGGCGAACCTGTCGCTGCTGCACGCGCTCTTCTACTGCGCCAGCGGCACCAGCCTGGAGACCCTGATCAGCACCGTCGGCGGCGCGCAGCAGGACCGGGTGGTCGAGGGCCTGGGCACCCTGGCCGTGCGCCTGACGGCGCACCTGGGCGACCGGGTCCGGCTGGGCACGCCGGTGCGCGCGATCAGCCAGGACGAGACGGGGGTACGGGTCCAGACCCCCACCGGTGAGCTGAGCGCCCGGCGGGTGATCGTGGCGGTGCCGCCGACGCTGGCGGGGCGGATCGCGTACACCCCGGCCCTGCCCGCGCGCCGCGACCAGCTCACCCAGCGTGCCCCGCACGGCGGCATCATCAAGTGCCACGCCGTCTACGACAGCCCGTTCTGGCGTGCCGACGGCCTGTCCGCCGAGGCCGCCAGCGACCGGGGGCCGGTGAAGGTCGCGTTCGACGCCAGCCCGGCCGGTGCCGGCGGACCCGGCATCCTGCTGGCCTTCCTGGACGGCCCCGAGTCGCTGCGGCTGGGTGAGGTCAGCGCTGAGCAGCGGCGGGCGGAGGTGCTCCAGTCGCTGACCCGTTTCGTCGGGCCGCGAGCGCTGGAGCCGGTGGCGTTCCTGGAACGCGACTGGAACGCCGAGGAGTGGACCCGCGGCTGCTACGGGGCGCACCTGCCACCGGGAGCGTGGACGCAGGTGGGGGCGGCGCTGCGGGAGCCGGTCGGGCGGGTGCACTGGGCGGGGACCGAGACCGCCGAGCGGTGGTGCGGCTACGTCGACGGGGCGATCGCCTCCGGCGAGCGCGCCGCGGCCGAGGCGCACACCGCCCTCAGCTGA
- a CDS encoding LLM class flavin-dependent oxidoreductase translates to MTAFHWFLPTSGDGHEIGAATVAAGAARHSRAATIGYLSEVAQAAEQAGFTAALTPVGAGCPDPWIVCAAVAQHTERLKLLVAFRTGFALPTLLAQQAEAFQSVTGGRLALNAVTGGDRAEQRAYGDHLDHGDRYERTAECLDVLRRAWAGEKFDYRGRHYQVENGGLNQPLDPAPPIYFGGASPAAEQVAARHADVYLMWGEPPAAVAERAARMRALAAAQGRTLRLGIRLHVIARPSADEAWGEADRLLAGMSPERVAATQQRFARMESVGQARMAALHGGTAESLVVSPNLWAGVGLVREGAGTALVGSYAEVAQRISEYAALGLDEFILSAWPHREEATRIGTHVLPLVAR, encoded by the coding sequence ATGACCGCGTTCCACTGGTTCCTGCCCACGTCCGGCGACGGGCACGAGATCGGCGCGGCCACCGTGGCCGCCGGGGCGGCCCGGCACTCCCGCGCCGCCACCATCGGCTACCTGTCCGAGGTCGCCCAGGCCGCCGAGCAGGCCGGATTCACCGCCGCGCTCACGCCGGTGGGCGCGGGCTGCCCGGACCCGTGGATCGTCTGCGCGGCAGTCGCCCAGCACACCGAGCGGCTCAAGCTGCTGGTGGCGTTCCGGACCGGGTTCGCGCTGCCCACGCTGCTGGCGCAGCAGGCCGAGGCGTTCCAGTCGGTGACCGGCGGGCGGCTGGCGCTCAACGCGGTCACCGGCGGCGACCGGGCCGAGCAGCGGGCGTACGGCGACCACCTCGACCACGGCGACCGCTACGAGCGCACCGCGGAATGCCTCGACGTGCTCCGCCGCGCCTGGGCCGGGGAGAAGTTCGACTACCGGGGCCGCCACTACCAGGTCGAGAACGGCGGATTGAACCAGCCGCTGGACCCGGCGCCGCCGATCTACTTCGGCGGCGCGTCCCCGGCCGCCGAGCAGGTCGCGGCGCGGCACGCCGACGTCTATCTGATGTGGGGCGAGCCGCCGGCCGCGGTCGCCGAGCGGGCCGCCCGGATGCGGGCGCTGGCCGCCGCGCAGGGCCGCACCCTGCGGCTGGGCATCCGCCTGCACGTGATCGCGCGGCCCAGCGCCGACGAGGCGTGGGGCGAGGCCGACCGGCTGCTGGCGGGCATGTCACCGGAGCGCGTCGCGGCGACGCAGCAGCGGTTCGCCCGGATGGAGTCGGTCGGGCAGGCGCGGATGGCGGCCCTGCACGGCGGCACCGCCGAGAGCCTGGTCGTGTCGCCGAACCTGTGGGCGGGCGTGGGCCTGGTCCGCGAGGGCGCGGGCACGGCGCTGGTGGGCAGCTACGCCGAGGTCGCGCAGCGGATCAGCGAGTACGCCGCGCTCGGGCTCGACGAGTTCATCCTGTCCGCCTGGCCGCACCGCGAGGAGGCCACCCGCATCGGCACCCACGTCCTGCCCCTCGTGGCGCGGTAG
- a CDS encoding SDR family NAD(P)-dependent oxidoreductase, whose amino-acid sequence MDQDRFAGRVAVVTGANRGIGREVVRQLAQGGASVVLGSRDQARGEQAAAELRAELSGGGEIVALRLDVTDPVNLRSVAAAVGERYGRLDVLVNNAAVLYDTWQRTENADLDTVREALETNLLGAWRTTQALLPLLRAGRHPRMVNVSSESGSLTGMGGETPAYGVSKAALNALTRKLADDLAGGGILVNAVCPGWIATDMGGPGGGPVADGAASVLWAVDLPDRGPTGGFFRHGRPLPW is encoded by the coding sequence GTGGATCAGGACAGGTTTGCCGGACGCGTCGCCGTGGTCACCGGCGCCAACCGGGGCATCGGGCGCGAAGTGGTGCGGCAGCTCGCGCAGGGCGGGGCGAGCGTGGTGCTCGGCTCGCGCGACCAGGCCCGCGGCGAGCAGGCGGCGGCCGAGCTGCGTGCCGAGCTGTCCGGCGGCGGTGAGATCGTCGCACTGCGGCTCGACGTCACCGACCCGGTGAACCTGCGGTCGGTCGCCGCCGCGGTCGGCGAGCGGTACGGGCGGCTCGACGTGCTGGTCAACAACGCCGCCGTCCTGTACGACACCTGGCAGCGCACCGAGAACGCCGACCTGGACACGGTGCGCGAGGCGCTGGAGACCAACCTGCTCGGCGCGTGGCGCACCACGCAGGCGCTGCTGCCGCTGCTGCGCGCCGGCCGCCATCCGCGCATGGTCAACGTGTCCAGCGAGAGCGGGTCGCTGACGGGGATGGGCGGCGAGACCCCGGCGTACGGCGTGTCCAAGGCCGCGCTGAACGCGCTGACCCGCAAGCTCGCCGACGACCTGGCCGGCGGCGGCATCCTGGTCAACGCCGTCTGTCCGGGGTGGATCGCCACCGACATGGGCGGCCCCGGCGGCGGCCCAGTGGCCGACGGCGCCGCGAGCGTGCTGTGGGCGGTGGATCTGCCCGACCGCGGGCCGACCGGAGGCTTCTTCCGGCACGGCCGGCCCCTGCCGTGGTAA